The following proteins are encoded in a genomic region of Pseudodesulfovibrio mercurii:
- a CDS encoding FAD-binding and (Fe-S)-binding domain-containing protein, with translation MPSQKFIDAVSDSFPKDQVYLDEVIVHALSLDASPFEPRAKMLVDVRSEEELQDLLSLAREHGAGLTFRGACSGINGQTVGEDVMVRFRGPAWTGIRVLDNGDSIWAQNMVPGQALNGALVPFGRIIGPDPGSISVATLGGMAANNSTGMCCTIEQSIFHTMRSMRVLLADGTILDTSDEHSRTAFRKAHEELLSGLADIRARILADDELKGKIKRKYSIRNTSGYSMNAFTEFEDPMDILVHLMIGSEGTLGCILDVCLKTVVLEPCRATSFMLFPSLENAIQAISVLSREKGLARAAELMDRVTLKAVESFPSTSDIVHTLDDKACAVLLETQARDEATLKQRTDTILELLKDIPCLTEHEFVTDPKDYARLWDMRRNTYPAFAGFGGPSEFTVTEDWCVPPERLGEAAETLQNLLEKHGFQGGIMGHAFHGNMHFILSLPLAEQAAVDNLKGLTEDIVDVMIEHFEGSLKAEHGTGRSIAPYVAREWGPEIYGMMQKLKRLLDPQGLFNPGVLLNDDPDCNFTGLKQPWGLHEFVDNCNGCGFCDSVCPTREIGFTPRQRIYVKRTIERLRKQGDTKRAEHWEEMFRQYGLDICATDGLCQLRCPLAVDTASYMRHLRHENLSDFAKGTAHRIGRNFSKAAGLASMALTVGRGSQEIIGHGGVALVDRLARKAVGMCVPDLPAMKLRGGSSVPSAKANASRQKVVYFPSCAVRTMGYDKDGGPGQVPLMDTTVTLLYRAGYEVIFPEGMKNLCCGKAYETKGMSEEADRKSDELGESLLKATENGRWPVLCDTSPCLARMKKHLDKRLALFEPIEFAKKFLVDRLDFVQLSKTVAVHPTCSTRTMGLTDSMVDVASLCAEHVVLPEGINCCGFAGDKGFTHPEVNASALAELPAQVAACREGYSTSRTCESGLTLHSGKPYFNLLYLLEESSRGA, from the coding sequence ATGCCGAGCCAGAAGTTTATCGATGCCGTTTCAGATTCATTTCCCAAGGATCAGGTCTATCTGGACGAGGTGATCGTCCACGCCTTGTCCTTGGACGCAAGCCCCTTCGAGCCCCGCGCCAAGATGCTCGTGGATGTGCGCAGCGAAGAGGAGTTGCAGGATCTGTTGTCCCTGGCGCGTGAGCACGGTGCGGGTTTGACCTTCAGGGGCGCCTGTTCGGGCATCAACGGGCAGACCGTGGGCGAGGACGTCATGGTCCGGTTCCGCGGGCCTGCCTGGACCGGGATTAGGGTCCTCGACAACGGTGATTCCATATGGGCCCAGAACATGGTTCCGGGGCAGGCCCTTAACGGAGCCCTGGTCCCGTTTGGCCGCATCATCGGCCCCGATCCCGGGTCCATCTCGGTGGCCACCCTGGGGGGCATGGCCGCCAACAACTCCACGGGCATGTGTTGTACCATAGAGCAAAGCATCTTCCACACTATGAGGTCCATGCGCGTCCTCCTGGCGGACGGGACCATACTGGACACGTCCGACGAGCATTCCCGCACGGCGTTCCGCAAGGCCCACGAAGAGCTCCTGAGCGGTCTTGCCGATATCCGGGCGCGCATCCTTGCCGATGACGAACTCAAAGGGAAGATCAAGCGCAAGTACTCCATCCGCAATACCTCAGGCTACAGCATGAATGCCTTCACTGAGTTCGAGGACCCCATGGATATCCTCGTGCATCTGATGATCGGTTCCGAGGGAACCCTCGGATGCATCCTCGACGTCTGCCTGAAGACCGTCGTGCTGGAGCCCTGCCGGGCCACGTCCTTCATGCTGTTCCCGTCATTGGAAAACGCGATCCAGGCCATTTCCGTGCTCAGTCGGGAAAAGGGCCTCGCCAGGGCCGCCGAACTCATGGACCGGGTGACCCTCAAGGCCGTCGAGTCCTTTCCTTCCACCTCGGATATCGTCCACACCCTGGACGACAAGGCCTGCGCCGTGCTTCTGGAGACCCAGGCCAGGGATGAAGCCACCTTAAAACAGCGTACCGATACCATTCTGGAGCTGCTGAAGGATATTCCCTGTCTAACCGAGCACGAGTTCGTCACGGATCCAAAGGACTACGCCCGTCTGTGGGATATGCGGCGAAACACCTATCCCGCCTTTGCCGGGTTTGGCGGCCCCTCCGAGTTCACTGTCACCGAGGACTGGTGCGTCCCGCCCGAAAGGCTGGGAGAAGCTGCCGAAACCTTGCAGAACCTGCTGGAAAAGCATGGTTTTCAGGGCGGGATCATGGGGCATGCCTTTCACGGAAACATGCACTTCATTCTGTCCCTTCCTCTGGCGGAGCAGGCCGCTGTGGACAATTTGAAGGGACTCACCGAAGACATCGTGGACGTAATGATCGAACATTTCGAGGGTTCCCTCAAGGCGGAGCACGGAACCGGCCGCTCCATCGCCCCCTATGTCGCCCGCGAGTGGGGACCGGAAATCTATGGCATGATGCAGAAATTGAAGCGGTTGCTGGATCCTCAGGGCCTTTTCAACCCGGGCGTTCTCCTTAACGATGACCCGGACTGCAACTTTACCGGCCTGAAGCAGCCTTGGGGGCTGCACGAGTTCGTCGACAACTGCAACGGCTGTGGTTTCTGCGATTCGGTCTGTCCCACGAGGGAGATCGGTTTTACTCCGCGCCAGCGCATCTACGTCAAGCGTACCATCGAAAGGCTGCGGAAGCAGGGCGACACCAAGCGGGCCGAGCATTGGGAGGAGATGTTTCGCCAATACGGTCTGGACATCTGCGCCACGGACGGACTTTGCCAGTTGCGCTGTCCCCTGGCCGTGGACACCGCTTCCTACATGCGGCATTTGCGCCATGAAAACCTGAGCGATTTCGCCAAAGGCACGGCCCATCGGATCGGCCGGAATTTTTCGAAGGCGGCCGGACTGGCCTCTATGGCCCTGACTGTGGGGCGTGGCTCCCAGGAGATCATCGGCCACGGCGGCGTCGCCCTCGTGGATCGTCTGGCCCGCAAGGCCGTGGGCATGTGCGTACCCGACCTACCCGCCATGAAGCTGAGGGGCGGTTCATCCGTTCCTTCTGCAAAGGCCAACGCATCCAGGCAGAAGGTCGTGTACTTTCCGTCCTGCGCCGTGCGTACCATGGGGTATGACAAGGACGGCGGCCCGGGCCAGGTACCGCTCATGGATACAACGGTAACACTTCTGTACCGTGCAGGATATGAGGTGATTTTCCCGGAGGGGATGAAAAATCTATGCTGCGGCAAGGCCTACGAAACCAAGGGCATGTCCGAGGAGGCCGACCGCAAGTCCGACGAACTCGGCGAATCCCTGCTCAAGGCCACGGAAAACGGCCGCTGGCCAGTACTCTGCGACACCAGCCCGTGTCTGGCCCGCATGAAAAAGCATCTGGACAAGCGGCTGGCCCTGTTCGAGCCTATCGAGTTCGCCAAAAAGTTCCTGGTGGACAGGCTAGATTTCGTTCAGCTGTCCAAAACCGTGGCCGTACACCCCACGTGCTCCACCCGGACCATGGGGCTGACCGACAGCATGGTGGATGTGGCCTCCCTGTGCGCCGAGCATGTGGTATTGCCGGAAGGCATCAACTGCTGCGGTTTTGCCGGGGACAAGGGGTTCACCCATCCTGAGGTGAACGCTTCGGCCCTGGCCGAGTTGCCCGCCCAGGTGGCGGCCTGCCGGGAAGGGTACAGCACTTCCCGGACCTGCGAATCCGGACTGACCCTGCACAGCGGCAAGCCCTACTTCAACCTCCTGTACCTGCTGGAAGAGAGCAGCCGAGGTGCGTAG
- a CDS encoding sigma-54 interaction domain-containing protein, whose product MRVYYEPPSSLGKVTNRFKALYQSYLDILLDNSSICEKVKSIYFLFKNIFPVDMIMLALPATLYGEHEYNIFAPDINEEHYTQMISIEQGRVVMNSSPKRIVRIANQDDKFLLCQATKSIIKNKNFSLMYFRNIIFEKFAVTLALVSKKNNAYSDKHVSYFFKFADSYTKFCENKIPSSQKQWQMQDASRLPLDLPGMQHVNELIWKVSRETFPVLILGETGTGKEVVANTIYEGSVRRSAPFIKINCANMPENLIESELFGHERGSYTGATETVKGRFERANNGVLLLDELGEFPILAQAKLLRVLQEGVIERVGGSTEIPVDVRIIAATHRNIVRMCEEGRFRKDLLYRLNIFPIYIPPLRERREDIPILITYFIKKRCSFLGICHPPRVSGSEMKKLCAYSWRGNIRELQNAVERAVLLWGNSPDKPFTITPNNDFFQDICRKLDGFESESDISDLSFETAVKGHILKVLTMTSGKITGANGAAEVLKLNPSTLRAKMRKLGIAQTA is encoded by the coding sequence ATGAGAGTTTACTATGAACCTCCTTCAAGTCTTGGGAAAGTCACCAATAGGTTTAAAGCGTTATATCAAAGTTATCTAGACATACTATTAGATAATTCATCGATATGTGAAAAGGTTAAATCGATTTATTTCTTATTTAAAAACATATTTCCAGTTGATATGATAATGTTGGCGCTGCCTGCAACTTTATATGGCGAGCATGAATACAATATATTTGCACCTGATATAAATGAAGAGCACTATACACAAATGATTTCCATTGAGCAGGGTAGAGTTGTCATGAATAGTAGCCCAAAGCGTATAGTTAGGATAGCGAATCAGGATGATAAATTCCTTTTGTGCCAAGCGACTAAATCTATCATCAAAAATAAAAATTTTTCATTAATGTACTTCAGAAATATAATTTTTGAAAAATTTGCGGTTACTCTTGCACTAGTTTCGAAAAAAAATAATGCATATAGCGATAAACATGTATCATATTTTTTTAAATTTGCCGATTCATATACAAAATTTTGCGAAAATAAAATCCCATCATCTCAAAAACAATGGCAAATGCAGGATGCCTCAAGACTCCCTCTGGACCTTCCTGGTATGCAACACGTTAATGAACTAATCTGGAAGGTCAGTAGAGAAACTTTCCCTGTTCTCATTCTGGGGGAAACGGGAACAGGAAAAGAGGTCGTCGCAAATACTATATATGAAGGTTCTGTGCGAAGGTCTGCGCCGTTTATTAAGATAAACTGCGCAAATATGCCGGAAAATCTTATCGAAAGTGAATTATTTGGTCATGAGCGCGGTAGTTATACAGGAGCAACAGAAACGGTAAAGGGGAGGTTTGAACGAGCAAATAATGGAGTGCTTTTGCTGGATGAACTCGGTGAATTCCCAATTTTAGCGCAAGCCAAACTTCTTCGTGTCTTGCAAGAAGGCGTTATAGAGCGTGTCGGCGGTTCGACAGAGATTCCTGTCGATGTACGAATCATTGCGGCCACCCACCGCAATATTGTACGAATGTGCGAGGAAGGACGTTTTCGCAAGGACTTGCTTTATCGCTTGAATATTTTTCCGATATACATTCCCCCTCTTCGGGAAAGGCGAGAAGACATTCCTATATTGATTACATATTTTATAAAAAAACGCTGCTCATTCTTAGGGATATGCCATCCTCCACGTGTAAGCGGCAGTGAGATGAAAAAGCTTTGCGCTTACTCCTGGCGTGGTAATATTCGTGAGTTGCAAAATGCCGTTGAGCGCGCGGTTCTTCTTTGGGGGAATTCTCCGGACAAACCGTTTACCATAACTCCAAATAATGATTTCTTTCAGGATATATGTCGTAAGCTCGATGGGTTTGAATCCGAAAGCGACATCTCTGACTTGTCATTCGAAACGGCGGTCAAAGGCCATATTCTGAAAGTTTTGACGATGACATCCGGTAAAATTACAGGAGCAAACGGCGCTGCCGAAGTACTTAAATTGAACCCCAGCACACTACGCGCGAAGATGAGGAAACTGGGGATAGCGCAGACGGCTTAA
- a CDS encoding alkaline phosphatase family protein, with protein MKRPKRVLLVGIDGAVPGLVEKHIAEGICPNFKKIFEGGVKSLNSLCPMPTITPPNWTTISTGAWPVTHQITDYWRHIPGTSPNAANTEMNFSGERIKAETIFEAAERAGKKSIVVNYPTSYGIHKRLKNSIVVGGSGLSVGTIQDNETSKNLGAPYAGGQIFCDDLIVGSAYHPGGIVSDFSPAKDWENVHELGDDPMEIEFDLPFEKSPFKPQKHTWYWLIRDVEGDGYDTVTLSPSRNFDDAFFTLKLGEWSDRVFANIRLEDGSVKEVAFLGKILKLNDDGTDFDFYLTQMLNTDGDLWCFPNKAAASLRDIEAVPTTKAGFLLRMMGWYDDEMFSELIEMHNKWLGEALVSLMDNNEWDLCFFHTHPTDSVYHYMMTELDPDTCSSKEAHEHAWEFHRRLYRSTDAMLGKLIDYVGEDTAIILVSDHGSKADGAPFSPVNALMDAGLLVADDTKEPNEAIKLAMKNLSKEMAEAMRKSAAEPVIEKCKAFPQRACYVYVNLKGRDPNGIVEPEDYHKVQREIIDALYTYVDPKTGIRPVALALSKEDALVIGMGGEQCGDVVYSLYPEFGMQHGAFLATAKWGIGDLHTMGVFYGPGFKKGFEMERVTQLADIVPTICYMMGLPYPKTCEGAVLYQALEEPDSYTC; from the coding sequence ATGAAACGACCGAAGAGAGTGTTGCTTGTTGGTATTGACGGAGCAGTACCCGGGCTTGTTGAAAAACATATTGCGGAGGGGATTTGCCCCAATTTTAAAAAGATTTTCGAAGGTGGCGTGAAGAGTTTGAATAGCCTTTGCCCCATGCCTACCATCACGCCGCCCAACTGGACGACGATCTCCACTGGCGCCTGGCCCGTTACGCACCAGATTACTGACTATTGGAGGCACATTCCCGGAACATCGCCCAATGCCGCCAACACCGAGATGAACTTCAGCGGCGAACGCATCAAGGCTGAAACCATTTTCGAGGCGGCAGAGCGCGCCGGGAAGAAATCCATCGTCGTCAACTATCCTACCAGCTACGGCATTCATAAACGCCTGAAAAATTCAATTGTTGTCGGCGGTTCTGGCCTGAGCGTGGGAACCATTCAAGATAACGAAACGTCGAAAAATCTTGGCGCCCCGTATGCGGGCGGACAAATTTTCTGCGACGACCTCATCGTCGGTTCTGCCTACCACCCGGGTGGTATCGTCAGCGATTTTTCACCGGCCAAAGATTGGGAAAACGTTCACGAGCTGGGTGACGATCCGATGGAAATCGAGTTCGACCTGCCTTTCGAAAAAAGCCCCTTCAAGCCGCAAAAGCATACTTGGTATTGGCTGATCAGGGACGTCGAAGGCGACGGCTATGACACGGTCACCCTTTCTCCGTCGCGGAACTTTGATGATGCCTTCTTCACCCTCAAGCTCGGCGAGTGGAGTGACAGGGTTTTTGCCAACATCCGGCTTGAGGATGGAAGCGTCAAGGAAGTCGCCTTCCTTGGAAAAATTCTGAAATTGAATGACGATGGCACCGACTTTGATTTTTACCTTACGCAAATGCTGAACACCGATGGCGACCTTTGGTGCTTCCCCAATAAAGCCGCAGCTTCGCTTCGCGACATCGAAGCCGTGCCTACGACAAAGGCTGGCTTCCTGCTGAGGATGATGGGCTGGTACGATGACGAGATGTTCTCCGAACTTATTGAAATGCACAACAAGTGGCTCGGTGAAGCCCTCGTTTCGTTGATGGATAACAACGAATGGGATTTGTGCTTCTTCCATACCCACCCGACGGATTCGGTCTATCACTACATGATGACGGAGCTTGATCCGGATACGTGCAGCTCCAAGGAAGCGCACGAACATGCATGGGAGTTCCATCGTCGTTTGTACAGATCCACCGATGCCATGCTTGGCAAACTGATTGATTACGTGGGGGAAGACACGGCGATCATCCTTGTCTCCGACCATGGTTCAAAGGCGGACGGCGCTCCGTTTTCTCCTGTCAATGCCTTGATGGACGCTGGTCTTCTTGTGGCCGATGACACCAAGGAGCCCAACGAAGCAATCAAGCTTGCCATGAAGAATCTGAGCAAGGAAATGGCCGAAGCCATGCGCAAGAGCGCGGCGGAACCTGTCATTGAAAAGTGCAAAGCATTCCCCCAGAGGGCCTGCTATGTGTACGTCAACCTCAAGGGACGCGACCCGAACGGTATTGTTGAACCCGAAGACTACCACAAGGTCCAACGGGAAATCATTGACGCGCTTTACACCTATGTCGATCCTAAGACGGGGATTCGACCTGTCGCGTTGGCGCTCAGCAAGGAGGATGCGCTGGTCATCGGCATGGGTGGCGAACAGTGCGGTGATGTCGTCTACAGCCTCTATCCCGAGTTCGGTATGCAGCACGGCGCATTCCTCGCCACCGCCAAGTGGGGTATTGGCGATCTTCATACCATGGGTGTCTTCTACGGCCCCGGTTTCAAAAAGGGGTTCGAGATGGAGCGAGTGACACAACTTGCCGACATCGTGCCCACCATTTGTTATATGATGGGCCTGCCGTATCCCAAGACGTGTGAAGGAGCTGTTCTTTACCAGGCTCTCGAAGAGCCCGATTCCTACACCTGCTGA
- a CDS encoding tripartite tricarboxylate transporter substrate binding protein — MIRRKFCLITISIFALLISSFGIAQAGWPERPVKFILGSQPGSSIDSIGRILAKLLSEKFGQPFVAMNITGGALGAFPMTMKNSKNDGYVIGMGADMNFSYTGLEKTADFNFDDFDYLCSIFKGDCSFICSGTREWTNIKDALEDVKAQSRPLIYLFQTSKDRLMMQEYAKQVGAQINCVPSRGPSSIISSLLGGHSDAGFSGGVHYPQAKAGKIKTLTMTTSNRSSNYPDVPTASELFDPSYVMDALRIIVAPKGFPEEARTECLKAISEVITTDEFKAFVNNMHFVIDYHEGEDLQRILDRQVIENKKMLGDAAK; from the coding sequence ATGATCCGAAGAAAATTCTGTTTGATCACAATTTCGATTTTTGCCCTGCTCATTTCTTCATTTGGTATCGCACAGGCCGGATGGCCTGAGCGCCCAGTCAAATTTATTTTGGGGTCGCAGCCGGGGTCATCCATTGATTCAATCGGCAGAATCCTCGCAAAGCTTTTATCCGAAAAGTTTGGCCAACCTTTCGTTGCAATGAATATTACCGGAGGTGCTCTTGGAGCATTTCCCATGACAATGAAAAACAGCAAAAACGATGGATATGTCATCGGCATGGGCGCCGATATGAACTTTTCCTATACAGGATTAGAAAAAACAGCAGATTTTAACTTTGATGATTTTGATTACCTGTGCAGTATATTTAAAGGTGATTGCAGTTTTATCTGTAGCGGAACAAGGGAATGGACAAACATCAAGGACGCATTGGAAGATGTGAAGGCGCAGAGTAGACCGCTTATTTATCTTTTCCAGACATCTAAAGATCGGCTTATGATGCAGGAGTATGCAAAGCAGGTCGGAGCACAAATCAACTGTGTTCCCAGCCGCGGCCCCTCGTCCATCATCAGTTCTTTGCTGGGTGGGCACAGCGATGCCGGTTTCAGCGGCGGTGTTCATTATCCGCAGGCCAAAGCCGGAAAAATCAAGACGCTGACCATGACTACCAGCAATCGCTCCAGCAACTATCCGGATGTGCCCACCGCGAGCGAACTGTTCGATCCTAGCTACGTTATGGACGCGTTACGCATCATCGTTGCCCCCAAAGGCTTTCCTGAGGAGGCCAGAACGGAATGCTTGAAGGCCATTTCTGAAGTCATCACAACCGATGAATTTAAAGCATTCGTCAATAACATGCATTTCGTGATCGATTATCATGAAGGCGAGGACTTGCAGAGGATATTGGACAGGCAGGTTATTGAAAACAAAAAAATGCTTGGTGACGCAGCGAAATAG
- a CDS encoding tripartite tricarboxylate transporter TctB family protein, with amino-acid sequence MYDDSPKYEESIVYRANVISYIFCIIFSLVFLLCLIQRQCPVWPGFGIPATYFPTLLCSVILICSTVALCKTIFDKYKLKVVDSIKIDKSLFWGLLKYTIAITACMPLICYFGFIIGGFISMVIFQYLIGSRKIVQIVCISIITVLVQYAAFWYGLKIILP; translated from the coding sequence ATGTATGATGATTCACCGAAATACGAGGAGAGTATTGTGTATCGAGCAAATGTCATATCATATATTTTTTGTATAATATTCAGCTTGGTATTTTTATTGTGCTTAATACAGAGACAGTGCCCGGTATGGCCTGGATTTGGAATACCTGCAACGTACTTTCCGACATTATTGTGTTCCGTAATATTAATATGTTCAACTGTGGCTCTTTGTAAAACAATTTTCGATAAGTACAAGTTGAAGGTTGTCGATAGTATAAAAATCGATAAGTCCCTGTTTTGGGGGCTGCTGAAGTACACTATTGCGATTACTGCCTGCATGCCTTTGATCTGTTACTTCGGATTCATCATAGGCGGCTTCATATCCATGGTAATTTTCCAATACTTGATTGGCAGTCGGAAAATAGTCCAGATCGTATGCATTTCAATTATAACAGTATTAGTTCAGTATGCGGCCTTTTGGTATGGACTAAAAATTATACTCCCATAA
- a CDS encoding tripartite tricarboxylate transporter permease, with protein sequence MDASILNGIFDAFNIVNISYVFVGVALGVIVGGIPGLSGPIAIAMVIPITYFMPAVGAIGFLVGINKGGCFGGSITAILLNTPGAPEATATTFDGYPLAQSGKAGKALKVSLLSSVIGDLFSTCLVIAIASPIASIALKMGPAEIAAILILALTMIALLESESFLKGIIASCFGLFFSTVGMEPVASQARFSFGIYQLESGLSIGAMAIGMLAAAEIVRQAIELNKEQGVNLSCLKKEDKKNNNLSVKELISLIPTWLRSSLVGSFIGTCPGLGSTVACFMSYGIAKKMGKPGEKYGTGEIKGVAAPEAANNAVVGSSLIPLFTLGIPGSVAASLLVGAFVIHGITPGPLMFEEHGREVYSIYGCMIVGNIAVLILGYLGIKIFVKVLEVPKQILYPIILFTCVVGTYIMESDPFYAYVMVFFMIIGFLMKITEFPFVSFVIGFVLGGSLEISLQQTLIMSSNHISVLFTRPISGSIMATTMIAILYSGYKYFRQIRITHN encoded by the coding sequence ATGGACGCAAGTATCTTAAATGGCATCTTTGATGCCTTTAACATCGTAAATATCAGCTATGTGTTTGTCGGCGTTGCCCTGGGGGTAATCGTCGGCGGTATTCCCGGTCTGTCAGGACCGATCGCGATCGCCATGGTCATCCCGATCACCTACTTCATGCCTGCCGTCGGAGCCATCGGCTTTTTGGTCGGCATCAACAAGGGCGGTTGTTTTGGAGGGTCCATCACGGCCATCCTGCTCAATACGCCTGGAGCACCAGAGGCAACAGCAACAACATTCGATGGGTACCCACTGGCCCAATCCGGGAAAGCCGGTAAGGCGCTCAAAGTTTCTCTGCTTTCATCGGTGATTGGCGATCTGTTCTCCACATGCTTGGTCATTGCCATTGCCAGCCCTATCGCCTCGATCGCCTTAAAAATGGGGCCTGCTGAAATCGCGGCCATCCTGATACTCGCATTGACCATGATCGCGCTCCTGGAGAGCGAATCTTTCCTCAAAGGGATCATCGCATCCTGCTTTGGTCTGTTCTTCAGCACGGTCGGCATGGAACCTGTTGCCTCGCAAGCCCGATTCAGTTTCGGAATTTACCAGTTGGAATCCGGACTTTCTATCGGCGCCATGGCAATCGGAATGCTCGCCGCAGCCGAAATCGTCCGGCAGGCAATAGAGCTCAACAAGGAGCAGGGCGTTAACCTTTCCTGCCTGAAAAAAGAAGACAAAAAGAATAACAACCTCAGCGTAAAAGAACTGATTTCGTTGATTCCGACCTGGCTTCGCTCCTCGCTTGTCGGCTCATTCATTGGCACCTGCCCTGGGCTGGGCTCAACAGTGGCCTGTTTCATGAGCTACGGTATCGCCAAAAAAATGGGTAAACCCGGCGAAAAATACGGGACCGGAGAAATCAAGGGCGTAGCCGCGCCTGAAGCCGCGAACAATGCGGTTGTCGGTTCGTCACTCATCCCGCTTTTTACCTTGGGCATACCGGGGAGTGTTGCCGCATCTCTCCTTGTCGGAGCCTTCGTTATTCATGGAATCACACCTGGTCCTCTGATGTTCGAAGAACATGGCCGTGAAGTCTATTCGATTTATGGCTGCATGATTGTTGGTAATATTGCGGTTCTCATCCTTGGATATCTTGGAATCAAGATTTTTGTGAAGGTTCTTGAAGTACCCAAACAGATTCTTTACCCAATCATTCTTTTTACATGCGTTGTCGGCACGTACATTATGGAAAGTGATCCTTTTTATGCCTATGTCATGGTGTTCTTCATGATAATCGGGTTCTTAATGAAGATTACTGAATTCCCATTCGTCTCCTTTGTCATTGGTTTTGTGCTGGGAGGCTCTCTGGAGATATCTTTACAGCAGACTCTTATCATGTCGAGCAATCACATATCTGTTCTTTTTACCAGACCTATATCCGGCTCAATAATGGCAACAACCATGATTGCCATCCTATACTCTGGATATAAGTACTTTAGGCAGATCAGGATTACCCACAACTAA
- a CDS encoding MFS transporter, with product MSNKNINIPLLNRPLVILGLLCIMYCFSFFHRACIAVLSVDIMNDFAMTTANIGLIGSATMLGYALSQVPTGIFTDRFGARKTLFVYQILAGISAICFAYSTDWKFAVASRFVLGLTIAVNVPALKHLALWLPAAWYSKASSILLTFATVGTFLASTPLAFASSVWGWKFCLVAVGVATIALALTALFGLKDRPENQILASHEPERKISLSVIFSKIVRVRNFWLLFIWFLIMVGNLYVLFTMWWGTYLMQGVGLDKNETGLCLSIMAICSAIAMPLFAVLSDNILHSRKKILVIGSVVASLLLSGLCFGFTGHSVPALAFISACLNIAFVAPAPMVFTMAKESLPEEVIGTAFGILNFGAPIYASIIQWIFGLVVNSGMESGNTILESYSSAFIMILAFTMIGFVATFFMKDTFTSEECYADLATEKSR from the coding sequence ATGAGCAATAAGAATATTAATATCCCCCTGCTTAACAGGCCACTGGTGATTCTCGGCCTGTTGTGCATAATGTACTGCTTTAGCTTCTTCCACCGGGCATGCATTGCTGTGCTGTCTGTCGATATCATGAATGATTTTGCGATGACGACAGCGAATATTGGATTAATAGGTTCCGCAACGATGCTCGGCTATGCTTTAAGCCAGGTTCCCACGGGAATATTTACAGATCGTTTTGGAGCCAGAAAAACCTTGTTTGTTTACCAGATACTTGCTGGCATTAGCGCTATTTGCTTTGCGTATTCCACGGACTGGAAGTTCGCTGTTGCCTCAAGATTTGTGCTGGGGTTGACGATAGCCGTAAATGTCCCTGCGTTGAAACACCTTGCACTTTGGTTGCCTGCAGCATGGTATAGCAAGGCTTCAAGCATCCTTTTAACCTTCGCTACAGTCGGAACATTTCTCGCCTCGACCCCTCTTGCTTTTGCTTCCAGCGTCTGGGGATGGAAGTTCTGCCTTGTCGCTGTCGGTGTGGCAACCATTGCCCTCGCTTTGACCGCATTATTTGGCCTCAAGGACAGGCCGGAGAATCAGATCCTCGCATCACACGAGCCAGAACGAAAGATCAGTCTATCGGTTATCTTTTCCAAAATAGTCCGCGTCCGCAATTTCTGGCTGTTGTTTATTTGGTTTTTGATCATGGTCGGTAATTTGTATGTCCTTTTCACCATGTGGTGGGGAACCTATCTGATGCAGGGGGTAGGGTTGGACAAGAATGAGACCGGATTATGTCTGTCCATAATGGCTATTTGTTCTGCTATCGCAATGCCTCTTTTCGCAGTACTTTCCGATAATATTCTTCATTCAAGAAAAAAGATTCTTGTTATCGGGTCTGTGGTCGCTTCACTCCTCTTATCCGGCCTGTGTTTTGGTTTCACCGGACACTCAGTACCGGCATTGGCTTTTATTAGTGCTTGTTTGAATATTGCATTTGTCGCACCTGCTCCAATGGTCTTTACAATGGCTAAGGAGTCATTGCCGGAGGAAGTGATAGGAACTGCATTCGGAATTCTCAATTTTGGTGCCCCTATATACGCATCAATAATTCAATGGATATTTGGTCTTGTTGTTAACAGCGGAATGGAATCCGGTAATACAATTTTGGAATCCTATTCATCAGCTTTTATTATGATACTTGCTTTTACGATGATTGGTTTTGTTGCAACATTTTTTATGAAAGATACTTTTACTAGTGAAGAATGCTATGCGGACCTTGCCACAGAAAAAAGCCGATGA